The Culex pipiens pallens isolate TS chromosome 2, TS_CPP_V2, whole genome shotgun sequence DNA window taaatcgatgaaatgacttgattcttatagtaggagataggttttgaactggggaacaactttgtagaacataccaacatgctaggaagtgaccctttaaagatacagatacttttagatggtggctggccccttcaaaagccaccatctaaaagtatctgtatctttaaagggtcacttcctagcatgttggtatgttctacaaagttgttccccagttcaaaacctatctcctactataagaatcaagtcatttcatcgatttataaaaaaaatcctaatacaatgtaaaaaaagatagtttcccatggaaaaaaaatcaaaatcccttataaatttcaaattaaaactggagctcctagaccttactaaatgggctcaaattttcaagagtgcttctggggacataaaagaacgaaattccggttgatgcaagacaaaataacaacttttgtctttttcatagaaacgtgaaccacgctaatggtcactcatggtcactatttttaaaaatcaaaaaaagttcaagatggtatgtcagagacataaccgaaagacataggacagtATAGggccttaaatttttattaagatTGCTGATGTTTTCGGATTGATAGTGAAATGTAaaaccagattattttattttgcttgattGGAAGATTgcagaataactctttcgtgaatgtTTTGGTGGTCCTGAAAAGGACCGTTTAATTTTTGCCCTGGAATAAAGAAATGAGATTAGGCTTGATCCTGGCTGGGTCCATCAGCGGTGTTCCAAGAGGGCGGGGGGATGGTTTCCTGTTAATAAACAATTGATGATGGTTGACTGAATAATTAAATACGTTAAATATATGAATAAAGTGGGAAGGAGACGGCGTGGCTGGAAGGGGGAGGGaaagaagggagggggggggcggTTGTTTGGTAGGTTTTAGTGTGTAGTACAGTATGTTTTCGGATAGATAGTGAAATGTAaaaccagattattttattttgcttgatAGAATTGTTGCAgagtaactctttcgtgaatattttggtggccctgaaaaggaCCGTTTAATTTTTGCCCTGGAATGAAGAAATGAGATTAGGCTTGATCCTGGCTGGGTCCATCAGCGGTGTTCCAAGAGGGCGGGGGGATGGTTTCCTGTTAATAAACAATTGATGATGGTTGAATGAATTATTAAATAAGTTCAATATATGAATAAAGCGAGAAAGAGAAGGAGTGGGTGGAAGAGGGGAGGGGCGGTTGTTGGGTAGGTTTTAGTGTGTAGTACAATATTGTTCTGCTTCTTAAAGTAATATTTACATTTCATTTGGTTCCTGATGTAGTGATGTTAATGtttggggggaggggaggggtcaGTGTGTTTAGTtagtgtttacaaaagttttctgGTTTACTTAAATTAATGAGTTTACAGTTCATTTGTGAGTTTGTGTTAGTGTAGGTGTAACTGGTAATTTACATTTCAATTTCTTCTTGTAAAATCCGATGATAATATCGTCGTGTCCGGCTTTGAACGTTTATGGATCAATGCAACTGAGATGGCTCGGGTTCTTCAGTTCGTAGTACAGACAACATGGGTCTGtggtaggaaaaatagcatacaTACCGCGAATTGCTCGCCACATGTATGCCTCTGGTAAATGTGAGATCAAGGACCGTTCCACGATTTGTGGTCGTCTGTCTCACGTCGTTAGCTAAGGATAGTTGGAAGTGCTCGCCCATAAACTTAATGAATTCGACATTTTCTCGTTTGGAAACGTCGACATTAAAATCACCGGTTActaccattgcacagtggtccagatcgcaaaattaagtggaaaatggatttttcgaaaaatggttaagttttggagctttggtgtcttcagaagagttgttgcaaatagaaaggggcaacttttggtttggttgaaaattagggtggttcacgattagggtgattttggaaatctaactttacaggaatatttttgggattttttttgtcttctagaaagttgttgggctttccatttcaagcaactttgtcgaagacaccaaaattttatctcgtaatctacgccttctatgaccaaatttatagaaagcatctgagcaaaccttcaaaaatcagttttttgaacgtggcaattcagggttaagttttagagaaaagtgatgttctgagcacttttagagctctaaaaaacgaacatttttatttgttgacatgccaatttggacttaaggatcaaaagttacagccattttaaggtaaaaaagatgcaaatttaaaacttaaatatctcgaaatggcgcaagccaaattttaagcactaggttgcatttgaaagaggagatctagcactacaaacgctgaaaaaatcccagaggtgtttttctttaaactcgagatatcttcatttgaaaaagtctaattttcaagggaaaatcatatgggaccaccctaacgaaattcgaaaaatgtcccaatatatgtttttccatgtaattttgcccgctgaatccgaatctgccctcagagttgagccaaagtatcgaaaaatcgagttttggtcattttttgggtttctatgtaaaattatcatttatgaccaaaaaatgaccaaaactcgattttttgatactttggctcaattctgagggcagattcggattcagcgggcaaaattacatggaaaaacatatatttggacatttttcgaatttcgttagggtggtcccatatgattttcccttgaaaattagactttttcaaatgaagatatctcgagtttaaagaaaaacacctctgagattttttcagcgtttgtagtgctagatctcctctttcaaatgcaacctagtgcttaaaatttggcttgcgccatttcgagatatttaagttttaaatttgcatcttttttaccttaaaatggctgtaacttttgacccttaagtccaaattggcatgtcaacaaataaaaatgttcgttttttagagctctaaaagtgctcagaacatcacttttctctaaaacttaaccctgaattgccacgttcaaaaaactgatttttgaaggtttgctcagatgctttctataaatttggtcatagaaggcgtagattacgagataaaattttggtgtcttcgacaaagttgcttgaaatggaaagcccaacaactttctagaagacaaaaaaaatcccaaaaatattcctgtaaagttagatttccaaaatcaccctaatcgtgaaccaccctaattttcaaccaaaccaaaagttgcccctttctatttgcaacaactcttctgaagacaccaaagctccaaaacttaaccatttttcgaaaaatccattttccacttaattttgcgatctggaccactgtgcattggcaAACCAGTGCGGGCAGTCTGGAGCAACTTCCGTGCCAAAAACCAACCTTTCTGCTTCAGTGTGGTTCCTGGGATGATGTACACCGAGAACAGCAGTACCTCAGTGCCCATCACATCCACTGTAGCAGCGCAAACGTCACCGTATTTATCTGCCACACCGAAAAGTTCGTCTCGATCTTGACTCACCAATTCGGGAGTATACGGGACTGCCATGCTGGTTTTGGTCGTCGTCTTTCGATAAATTGCCACACCGCCAGATCTTGCGTCATCCCTTTTGGACTGGACAACACAAGTGTAGCCTTCAATCTCGACCGAGGAGTTATCATCCAACCACGTCTCGCTTAGGGCCAAGTAGTCTACACTGGTCAGTATGGAATCGATCGATATATCCTGGTGATGAGCGCTCAAGCTTTGGACGTTGATTGTCATCAGGGTGCATGCTGGTCCACTACTCGCCAACACCTCAGAAAAATCGTCTCCGATCGTTCGATAACGGTTATTCCTCAAGCGCTTGTATTCGTCCCGCAACTCACGCATCGCTGGAGAGTTGTTTGCCTTGGCGTGGTGGAACACAGGCTTTTCCTTAGACGGATCTAGGGAGGGATTGTCCGCGTAGGTCAAGTAGAGTCCTTCCAGCGAAGTAACCCGTGACAAAGCAACGTACACCAGCCTTTGCTCCTGCGAGCGACTGTACTGGTAAACGACCTTGGAGAAAGTTCCACCTTGTGACTTGTGGATTGTCATGGAACAGGCACTCGCAATCGGAAATTGAATCCGCTTGCATTTGATCGTACCTCCAAGAGCGATGTTCACGTGCTGCTTCGTGATGGGGGTCCAATCCTGCTGCAGGAGATGGGGTCGGGCGTTAACGACTGCCTGCGCCTTAGATCTTGCAATGGTTCCGATTTTCTCCGTATCGAATTGCAACCAGAGTCTGTAGATCACTTCTTCGCCGGCGTCGTTTTCCCGCATCTCCACATACTTCAGCTCGCCGATTGCTCCGTTTACCAGATTATCATCGCCATCGATGTTGGTAGTGATCATGTAGGGCTTTCCAATGCAAAAACGAACCATATATGGCAGCCCACTCGTTTGGGCTGTGctcattttatgtaatttcgTTCGTGCACTGGTTGCCTGAGCGGATGTGCTGTGACCTGTGATCATATCGTCGGCAAGACAGTCCAGACCTTCGAGCCCACTCAACGCTTCTCTGTTGAACCGATCGACATCAACGTTTTGATGGAACAGCCAAACGGCGTTGGGAGCTTCCCGTTGGCAGTCCTCCACTGACTTGAACCGACTCTCGATCAGCGTCTTCTGTTCATCCGTCAGTTTCTTGCCTTCGCCAATCGCGGTGAGGATGGTGGAGAACACCACATCGGTCTGACGCATGACCTGATCCAACTCGTACAGTCGGATGTAATCCCACAGCCAAGATCCACCAATCGAATTTCTCGGAGCCTTATAGATTGGTAAAGCATTGACTGGATTCAGCTGATGTAAATCTCCGGTAAACGTAACGTTCTGGTTAGCGAATGGGTGAAGGTGGTCCAAATGAATATCCTGCAAACGTATGTGCATTGTTCTGAAGTTACCTGCGCTAAGCATACTAACTTCATCTACAATGTGGAGCTTCACGTTTCGGAATTCATTTCGGTACGTCTGCAGCCATTCAGGGCTAAGCTTTGAGTCACTCTGGCGCGATATTGCAATGCGGTAGGCACGATGGACCGTAACACCGTCAATGTTAACGGCGGCTTTGCCTGTCGACGCACATGCAATATACGCGTTGTTGCGAGAGTTGTGACCTTGGCTGTACCGGTTATAGGTTTCCATCATCAGACGCAGTGTGAACGTTTTACCACTACCCGCTGGTCCAGTCAGGAAGATCTGCATCGCTGGAATTTCAGGATCAAAGCTCGTCAGTCGATGGATGATGTGGAGGATCAACATGCGCTGCTTCTCGTTAGCCTGCCGCATCCAGGCACAGTAGTCAGCTTTTGGCATGACATTCGAACGTTGTTTCACAATCGCTCGCAGTGCAGAAGTCGGCAGGTTTTCGATGTCATCGTTGTTTGGCTGCATGTCGATGCTCCTCACGTACTCGTTGTGCTTCTCCGTGGCGGCTCTCTCTTGCTCGCCATCGCCTTCCTGTGCGATTATTCGGAGGTATTCCTCAACGGTCTGCTCCAAATTCAACTCACAATCGTATTCCTTACGTTTCGCGATGAGCTCTGTCTCATGCGAATCGTACAATTGGAGGAATTTGTTCTGGTCCAGCAGGTCGACTCGTTCATTCCGGAACGGCAAAAACAGGAGCACTGCCTCTCGCTTGTACTCGACCATTTCGCTCATCGGATATCCTCGCCATCGCAGGATTTTGGCAGTGCCTCGTAGCTTGTAGCTGTTTTTGGTGCTTTTCATCGGTGCATACCATGCGACGAAATCAGCCAGGCACACATCCTCCAATCCATCGCGGTCCTCATACTTCTGGACGATGTTTCTGGTCCACACGTCCGTTGAGTCGTCGTCGAGTCCCTCGTTGTCCATCTGCTGGTGTCGCTTCCGGCATCGGGTTCTCTCATTTGGCCACATTGTcggcacaaattcgattttccggCTTGCTTCGGACATTGGTAACCGGAGCAAGATCCACGCTGCTTCCTGTGAGCACATCTCAACACTGTTGAGTACTCTCACGCCCAACTTCTTCAGCAAGCCTTGATAGTCGTAGTCGGGATACTGCTCCTGCAGCTCGAGAAGCTCTCGGTGAAACGCGCTGATGCCTCGATTTGTCTTGTTGACGTAATCAACCAAATAAGAGGCGCACGAGTACTCGTCCATGATGAACTGCAGATCACTGTTGGAGCGAAGTACACCGCCAATCCAAACGTTGAATGGATTCATGTAGAGCTGATTCATCGGACGCTTGAAGAAGAACGCTGGTCGCTGTAGCCATGCACGAATCACTTCGAGGTAGTATTCCTCGGTACACTCACAATCGGCCAGAAAGTCTTCGAGAGTTTCGAAAGTCTTCGTTTCCAGAATCTCACGAAACTCGAGAGCACGTTTCTTCAGTGCAGAACGACGACTGTCATCAGCCGGAAGGGGCACCAATACCCGATCCTCGTTCATCGGCCAGTACGGAATGTTGAAACGACAACGTTTATCGTTGTGTTTGTAACACGTACGTGTGTGAGCGTGCTCTTGCTTCTTGCCAAGCAGTGGTCCCAACCAACGGAAGGCATCGATGGAGCAGAGAGTGTTGATCATTTCAATGGTGGCGGGCATGTCCTCGGAAACGTCCTCACGAGGATCGTTTGCACACCAGAGCATGATGTGGGCATGCGCGCTACCACGTTGTTGAAACTCGATCCGCTTGAAGTAATCCACAACGTAGTATTTACCAAATGGACTGAACCGTTTGGACTTCAAGATGCGCATTATGACGTCAACAAGCTTGTCGATGTATGCAACACACGTCACAGGATCTTCAACGACCAACTTTGCCTTTTGAAACGCGCTTAACTCCGACAGCGGGTCGGCCAATTCAAGGTCATCGTAGTCACTGGACAATTTGTGCAGCACCTTCAACAGTTCTTCCCATTGAGTTTCACTGGCGCTCAAGGTGAGAAACATTGTTGGTTTACCCAACTGTCGAATCATGGCGAAGAGGTCCTGTTTGCGTCCTTGCCAGTACTGCACAGAGTTCGGTATCCCTTTGAAGAAAGCCAAGCCAATCTCCATCATATTCCTCTGGAACTCTGGATCGCTGAGCTGGGCACGTGTGACGTTATCTGTTCCCACAGATTTGAAGTGGCATTTGAGCCCTTCAATCATACGGCAGTATAACACCTTCATGGCCATGGCCAGAATGTGATCTGGACGAGCACCCCGCCTGTCAGCTCGCCTAGCTTCACTGCTCGCCTTGTTGAACACAGTAGCTTGTACGCCTAGCTTGATCGTTGTCGGGAACCCATAGTATATGTCGGGATTACTCAACTCCTCGGCATTCTCATCGTACAAAATACTCGAGGGCATTCGGTTCATGGTAGGGCAAAGCTCCAGGTACATGTCTTCGTTCCACATCGCAGTTTGTTGCATGCTAGCCAACAGCTCGGCTTCATCTTCGATGATATCCAGTGGCATTGCTTCTTCCGCCCGCGAGGGACCCTCCTGTGGATCTGCTCCGAACGCATTCAATCGTTCTTCGTCAAAAGTAATGCCCTCACGTTTATACAACGGAGTAGTTACGAGATACTTGAGCCAAGCATAAACAGTCCCCTTGCAAACCCACCCCGAGTAATGGCTCGATTTGTGTGCAGTGTGCTTCTTGAAGCTCACATTAATCGCACAGTCATTATCAAGATCGCGAGGAAGAACCCGAACCATCTCCTCAACGTCTACCGGCACATTGATCACCTGCCCAATGATACCATAGTTGCCCAAAGCATGACACAGACGACGAATCACCAGAAAGATGAAACGGGGAGAAATCAGCCGCTTGCTGATCATATCCAGTTTGGGAAGACCCGGTGGTATCGGCGGGTAAACAAATCCGTTGCTTTTGGACAGGGTTGGGACCTTTCCACGATTCAAGCTGCTGTTGCAGGTTTGGCACACCATGAAACCTTCGGTTGAATCAAAGTCGCCGGCTTGTACCAGTACATTTCCTCCAGCTTCAGTGATGGGCTTCAAGTCGTTCTTGAACCAAAGTCTGTCGCAAACGCTGCACACAGCACCAAACGAGTTCTCAACGAAAAGCTTACGGAACTCAAGAGTGGCCCTGTCGTAGTTCGGTCTGCTTGCATTGCGAGGACCTGGCTCTGTGAAACACGATAGAGTTGACCCAAACCTCGAAAACTTCGCATAAATTTAAAGACCTACCCTGGCTTGCCCCATCTGAAATGCTATCCGACTGACTTGGTGCAGAATTTGATGGCATttctaaaaagttattttgcgtgtttagtaaatttttcacaataacACAATGTGTTTAACGTCTCACCTTCTTCATCAATCTGCACCACCGGATCATGGAGGCTTATTGCGTCTACCTCCATGGGCGGATAAATCCCTAAAAAGTTgcgtatgaaaaatatttgaaaagtgcgTTGAGATGGATCTAATAATAtcgaaaattatatattagcatAACAAATTTTGTCCCTTTGTTTTGAGATGATAATGTTTATAAGAGTAATTGGAAATACAGTGATAACACAAGGCCGAATATTTTCAACCTGAATTAAtgttcatttcatttaaaatcgtATCTTTGGCATGACAAGTATTATGTtggaaatttattccaaatttttacGTTCTTTTGAACATAGTGCTTAAAATCTGTAAAACAATAGGCTAAAGAGATTACGCTAATGTATTAAATTTTGATTCTTTACGGAAATGCTAATTTTTCATCTAATTAtaacttttatttcaatttatcactttccaatttatttcaatttatcacTAGAAAGTGAATAAAAGCTGTAGAAATTtagcacgcacacacacacacacacacgcgcacgcaCACGCATAAATTTTCTACGATCGCACTTACCCTGTTCGGGATTCTCCGATGCCGAATTTGGAACCGAAATGTCCGCGGTTCCTCGTCTACCGCCCCGTCGCACACCTCCAGCAACGAAAGTAACATCCGCGGTAGCACCTCCTTGCTCGCTCCGACCGAACGTTGTCTGTCCAGTCCTCCTCCTCTCCCGCAACCGTCTCATACGTTCAGCAGAAGTGCTGCCAGACGCATTCGACCCTTCCGTTGCATCTCCCACTCGCTCCTGCCGCCTCCGATTTCCTGGATTGGACACCGACGGTCCAGCCCCAGAACCTTCCGGGAACTCATCCCCGTGCTCTCCACCTCCTTCAGCAGCTCGCTTCCGTCGCCTGTACCGCCTCATGCGTTCAGCGTTGTCCACTGGCGCCGCGGTAGGCTCACCCGCCAACTGCCTCTCCTCCTCTCTCTCCTCTCTCTTCCGCTTCCGATAGGACGCCGTGTACACCTTCTGCAAATGCTTGGACATCTTGTCTAGCCGCAGTTCAGTAGGGTTATGAAGCGCCAAAAATGGTGCTACTAGGTACTTGAATGCTACATCCCAAGATGGGAAGCTCATTTCAATCGATCAGCGTGAAGTAGCAAAAAATCATGATCGGATTTGCAAAATAGGTTTAACAagatttaaacttaattttaaggCTTCTAGCAGAATGTTTCTCGCTGACGCAATGAATTTGATCTTGAGGCTCCAAAATTATTCGCCTTTAGCAATTCAGTTTGTTGGTCAGCAAAATGTGGTCCAAAATGGTTGGATAATTGGAGAtggatatttgaaaattcatgattggataaacacacacacacacacacacacacacacacacacacacacacacacacacacacacacagaattgTATACCCAGAATGAAGATTActctttcgtgataattttgtggccctgaaaagggccgtttaattttaaaaccgaCGAGTCGGCGACTGGCGACTTCCGCCGTCTTCATCATGCTTGCTCCTCAACTGCAGCATCAGCCGGCATGCCTTCCCCCGGCCAGAGCACGGATTTtgatttcctccttctgctgatGATTCTTCTTTCGGCTATTGCTGCTGGCCTTCCTACGCGGGACCGAGATCGAAATTTGAATTTCCTCCCGTTGCTGGCTTTTTGCCGGTCCGAGAACGGATTCCTCTCCTGCTGCTGGCCGTTCCTCTGCTGGTTTCTGCTCCCCTCTGCTGTGGCTGCTGCGGTTTCCTCCGTGCCGTCCCGAAGTGGCCTTCTCGAGTGCTCGTGCCGTAATGACTCG harbors:
- the LOC120423642 gene encoding uncharacterized protein LOC120423642, with amino-acid sequence MSKHLQKVYTASYRKRKREEREEERQLAGEPTAAPVDNAERMRRYRRRKRAAEGGGEHGDEFPEGSGAGPSVSNPGNRRRQERVGDATEGSNASGSTSAERMRRLRERRRTGQTTFGRSEQGGATADVTFVAGGVRRGGRRGTADISVPNSASENPEQGIYPPMEVDAISLHDPVVQIDEEEPGPRNASRPNYDRATLEFRKLFVENSFGAVCSVCDRLWFKNDLKPITEAGGNVLVQAGDFDSTEGFMVCQTCNSSLNRGKVPTLSKSNGFVYPPIPPGLPKLDMISKRLISPRFIFLVIRRLCHALGNYGIIGQVINVPVDVEEMVRVLPRDLDNDCAINVSFKKHTAHKSSHYSGWVCKGTVYAWLKYLVTTPLYKREGITFDEERLNAFGADPQEGPSRAEEAMPLDIIEDEAELLASMQQTAMWNEDMYLELCPTMNRMPSSILYDENAEELSNPDIYYGFPTTIKLGVQATVFNKASSEARRADRRGARPDHILAMAMKVLYCRMIEGLKCHFKSVGTDNVTRAQLSDPEFQRNMMEIGLAFFKGIPNSVQYWQGRKQDLFAMIRQLGKPTMFLTLSASETQWEELLKVLHKLSSDYDDLELADPLSELSAFQKAKLVVEDPVTCVAYIDKLVDVIMRILKSKRFSPFGKYYVVDYFKRIEFQQRGSAHAHIMLWCANDPREDVSEDMPATIEMINTLCSIDAFRWLGPLLGKKQEHAHTRTCYKHNDKRCRFNIPYWPMNEDRVLVPLPADDSRRSALKKRALEFREILETKTFETLEDFLADCECTEEYYLEVIRAWLQRPAFFFKRPMNQLYMNPFNVWIGGVLRSNSDLQFIMDEYSCASYLVDYVNKTNRGISAFHRELLELQEQYPDYDYQGLLKKLGVRVLNSVEMCSQEAAWILLRLPMSEASRKIEFVPTMWPNERTRCRKRHQQMDNEGLDDDSTDVWTRNIVQKYEDRDGLEDVCLADFVAWYAPMKSTKNSYKLRGTAKILRWRGYPMSEMVEYKREAVLLFLPFRNERVDLLDQNKFLQLYDSHETELIAKRKEYDCELNLEQTVEEYLRIIAQEGDGEQERAATEKHNEYVRSIDMQPNNDDIENLPTSALRAIVKQRSNVMPKADYCAWMRQANEKQRMLILHIIHRLTSFDPEIPAMQIFLTGPAGSGKTFTLRLMMETYNRYSQGHNSRNNAYIACASTGKAAVNIDGVTVHRAYRIAISRQSDSKLSPEWLQTYRNEFRNVKLHIVDEVSMLSAGNFRTMHIRLQDIHLDHLHPFANQNVTFTGDLHQLNPVNALPIYKAPRNSIGGSWLWDYIRLYELDQVMRQTDVVFSTILTAIGEGKKLTDEQKTLIESRFKSVEDCQREAPNAVWLFHQNVDVDRFNREALSGLEGLDCLADDMITGHSTSAQATSARTKLHKMSTAQTSGLPYMVRFCIGKPYMITTNIDGDDNLVNGAIGELKYVEMRENDAGEEVIYRLWLQFDTEKIGTIARSKAQAVVNARPHLLQQDWTPITKQHVNIALGGTIKCKRIQFPIASACSMTIHKSQGGTFSKVVYQYSRSQEQRLVYVALSRVTSLEGLYLTYADNPSLDPSKEKPVFHHAKANNSPAMRELRDEYKRLRNNRYRTIGDDFSEVLASSGPACTLMTINVQSLSAHHQDISIDSILTSVDYLALSETWLDDNSSVEIEGYTCVVQSKRDDARSGGVAIYRKTTTKTSMAVPYTPELVSQDRDELFGVADKYGDVCAATVDVMGTEVLLFSVYIIPGTTLKQKADLLLLPPPRDTWDLRETQSCYFQGPLPGPTTKNGTSSAAATARDCATD